GACCAGAGTTTAGTCCGAGAATCCAAGCACCCCCTAAAAATGCCTATTCACCTTTCAGTTAATTTCCAGGTCTACCCCTGCCACCATTCCGCTCCAGCAGTTGTCCTGGCGGTCCACTAATGGGTTACTCTGCAGTCTTCACATTGCCATGCCCATGCCATGAGGCCATAAGTTTCAGCTGGCAACCTGTAGCGGCACTCGGTAGCATAAGCTCCTCCCAAAGCATTTAAGCATGGCTGCGCCTCCttttcaaattttatttttCCTTTTCAAAAAATTTTAAGCATGGCAGCGCCGAGTGAATGGCCCTGAGAGGATCACCGTGGGTTGGGTGGTGCCTTGTAGGACACAAAGACAGCCCACAGCCGACGGCCACATCGACGGAGCCAGAGCAATCTGACGGCTGCGATTCAGAGCTGCGAGCTCCGTTGCTGATTCTTCAGATTCTCGTGGGAACCTTTCCACTGCCCGGCCCAGCAACGGTTTTTTTGCCCCTGCTCCGTTCGAAAACTTGTTCGCTTTGCCAGGGTGGTTCATCGCTCATGGATTTGCTCATATTCATAAGCAAAAGCCAGTGGAATTGCTCGAAGTTAGTAACATCTAATGAAGCACGACACAGAAGGAAAACCTGTTTGAACCTGTTTGAGGACTGCCAACCAAACTGAGATTTCAGAACGTGACCAGCCACAGAGAGAAACACACTAGTAGAAATGTTTAATCGATCATGCATCAAGGGACAAAGGCACTAGGATTAGGAGGATCTCATTCTCAGCACAGCATGGGTGAAAATATGCACTTCATCCTCTCTTGCAAAAAAAAACCGCAACTAGAACCTTTCTTCTCGAACAATCTGCAAAATTCAAATTACAAGCTAATCGGTAGTGACGAAGAATCATCAGACATTCAGGCTAGCTTGAGGCTGCCCTGCCCCGTCCGTGCCGGCCGGCGCGGCAGAGGGTTGCAGCTTGCCGGCGTGGCGCCGCACGTAGTCCCTGAGCCGCTGGAGCGCCCTGGCGAACTCCGGCAGCTCCGCCTCCCCGAGCGCCTCCACGTCGGCCTCCCACCAGAACCGCTCCCGGCCCGCCGGGACTGCCGTGAGCACCATGGCCCCGATGGCGCTCATGCGCGCCGCCTCCGCGGCCACGCGCGCCTTGGTCTCCTCCGTCTGCCGCACCGTGGCCTCCACCGTCGCGCGCTCGGCGGCGCCGCCCACGTCCTCGAGCGCCGGGAGGTACGCGTCGCCGGGGAGCGGGGCGAAGCGGCGGAGGACGTGGTCGACGGAGGGGGTGCCCATCGCGAGCACgttcccgccgccgctggccctgcctgcctcgccgccgccctgggGCAGCTCCTGCTTCTTGGAGAAGATgacgacggcggcgtgcgcgccgCAGAGCAGGCTGAGCTCGGATGCCTTCTTGAGCACCCCGGCCTTGCGCTTGGAGAAGGTGACCTGCCGGCGCTCCTTGTTCTCGATGCGCCGGATCTCGATGACCTGcttccccttcgtcttcttcccCTCCGGCTTCACCATCGTCGCGCAACGCAACACGACGCGGCTCCTGCTGCTCTGCTTCTTGCTTCCTCTGCTTCGCTCCAATGCGACGCGCTCTGTGCTATGGAAGGAACGGAGGAGGGGCGGTGAGGGAGTATAAGTAGGGGGGAGCATTGCCAAAAATGGGAGGAATTTACTGCTGGAAGAGGTGAAAGTCGGGCGTCGCACGGGCACGGCAGCTGGGacggggaggcggcggaggtggagtcCGACTCCAAGTCGGACGCGGCTATCTATTTTGAGAAAGAAACGCGCTGCTCCATCATTATTCGCATCCCGATGAAGGGTGCTAATTAAGGAAAGCGATCTCTCTCGATCTCCGTCCTCGACGAAGAAGCGGTCGTCGGCGAGACAGCACGACTTCCTCGTGTTCGACATGCTATGATCATCGACGAGGACAATCTTGCCGCCGTTCAGCTGGACTCGCTAGTCTGTTTTCCGTCAGTTACAGTTACAGGCCAAGCTTTCCAATTACAGAACAAGGATGATCATACATGCATTATTAATGCTACCAGAGTGCTGT
The genomic region above belongs to Panicum hallii strain FIL2 chromosome 4, PHallii_v3.1, whole genome shotgun sequence and contains:
- the LOC112890861 gene encoding agamous-like MADS-box protein AGL62, with product MVKPEGKKTKGKQVIEIRRIENKERRQVTFSKRKAGVLKKASELSLLCGAHAAVVIFSKKQELPQGGGEAGRASGGGNVLAMGTPSVDHVLRRFAPLPGDAYLPALEDVGGAAERATVEATVRQTEETKARVAAEAARMSAIGAMVLTAVPAGRERFWWEADVEALGEAELPEFARALQRLRDYVRRHAGKLQPSAAPAGTDGAGQPQASLNV